The following proteins are encoded in a genomic region of Ammospiza caudacuta isolate bAmmCau1 chromosome 3, bAmmCau1.pri, whole genome shotgun sequence:
- the FBLN7 gene encoding LOW QUALITY PROTEIN: fibulin-7 (The sequence of the model RefSeq protein was modified relative to this genomic sequence to represent the inferred CDS: inserted 2 bases in 1 codon) — protein sequence MDAEGARPVSRGMDARPVSRGMDALGARPVSRRMDAEGARPVSRGMDARPVSRGMDALGARPVSRRMDAEGARPVSRRMDALGARPVSRGMDARPVSRGRDARGRPGAGAGKRRVPSTGQRGGGAGGAGRARGSRSSLETGIIPQGGCGKGGRNPFDQPPPTGSRLAPGRSGSTGRSPSLSPSXCVPQSCLSRQQLLAAIRQMQQLLKGQETRFSEGLRAVRSRLSTIHASLAKAAPEPPAAACPALQAPADGRKFGSKYLVDHEVHFACDPGFQLLGSSTRICQANGSWTGQEARCAEIRECSSSPCQNGGTCLEGLNHFKCLCPPQWTGTTCQYQAQTAPPTWSVTDDPAFSRQPRCAQVAQTQQCSCDPGFHMSGTASNGICQDLNECEVYRQQGGPRLCAHACVNIPGSFRCSCPAGYVLLGDGKSCEDIDECSLSQDNCTSGSTCINTGGGFQCVTPQCPLAAGNVSYVKTSPFQCERNPCPMESRSCHQAPKTISFHYLPLPSGLQTPAPLFRMATAAAPGRPGPDSLRFGIAGGNERGHFVVQRSDRHTGELLLLQSLRGPRTVHVDVDMAEYLDRAFQAKHLSKITLFVSAYEF from the exons ATGGATGCAGAGGGAGCCCGGCCGGTGTCCCGGGGGATGGATGCCCGGCCGGTGTCCCGGGGGATGGATGCCCTCGGAGCCCGGCCGGTGTCCCGGCGGATGGATGCAGAGGGAGCCCGGCCGGTGTCCCGGGGGATGGATGCCCGGCCGGTGTCCCGGGGGATGGATGCCCTCGGAGCCCGGCCGGTGTCCCGGCGGATGGATGCAGAGGGAGCCCGGCCGGTGTCCCGGCGGATGGATGCCCTCGGAGCCCGGCCGGTGTCCCGGGGGATGGATGCCCGGCCGGTGTCCCGGGGGAGGGATGCGCGGGGCCGGCCTGGCGCCGGGGCGGGGAAGCGCCGCGTCCCCAGCACGGGGCAgcgcgggggcggcgcgggcggggcggggagaGCGCGGGGCAGCCG CAGCTCTTTGGAAACGGGAATCATTCCACAGGGCGGTTGTGGAAAGGGGGGGAGAAATCCCTTCGACCAG CCTCCTCCCACGGGCAGCAGGTTGGCTCCTGGGAGgagtggcagcacagggaggtccccatccctgtccccatc ctgtgtcccgcagagctgcctcagcaggcagcagctcctggctgccatccggcagatgcagcagctgctcaaggGGCAGGAGACGCGGTTCTCCGAGGGGCTGCGCGCTGTCAGGAGCCGCCTGAGCACCATCCACGCCTCCCTGGCCAAGGCCGCCCCCGAGCCGCCCGCCG CCGCCTGTCCTGCCCTCCAAGCCCCTGCGGATGGGAGGAAGTTCGGCAGCAAATATTTGGTGGATCACGAGGTTCACTTTGCCTGTGACCCAGGATTCCAGCTCCTGGGCTCCAGCACACGGATATGCCAGGCCAACGGCAGCTGGACAGGGCAGGAGGCCCGCTGTGCAG AGATCAGAGAGTGCTcgagcagcccctgccagaaCGGTGGGACGTGCCTGGAGGGTCTCAACCACTTCAAATGCCTCTGTCCCCCGCAGTGGACCGGAACCACCTGCCAGTACCAGGCTCAGACTG CTCCTCCCACCTGGAGCGTAACGGACGACCCGGCCTTCAGCCGGCAGCCCCGCTGTGCCCAGGTCGCCCAgacccagcagtgcagctgcgaTCCCGGCTTCCACATGAGCGGCACGGCCTCCAACGGGATCTGCCAGG ACCTCAACGAGTGCGAGGTGTACCGGCAGCAAGGGGGACCCCGGCTCTGTGCCCACGCCTGTGTCAACATTCCCGGCTCCTTccgctgctcctgccctgctggataCGTCCTGCTGGGCGACGGCAAGAGCTGCGAAG ATATTGACGAGTGCTCCCTATCCCAGGATAACTGCACAAGCGGGAGCACCTGCATCAACACCGGGGGGGGATTCCAGTGTGTcaccccccagtgtcccctggcCGCCGGCAACGTCTCCTACGTCAAAACTTCCCCCTT CCAGTGCGAGCGCAACCCGTGCCCCATGGAGAGCCGCTCGTGCCACCAGGCGCCCAAAACCATCTCCTTCCACTACCTGCCCCTTCCCTCCGGGCTGCAGACGCCGGCGCCGCTGTTCCGCATGGCcacggcggcggcgccgggccggCCGGGCCCCGACAGCCTGCGCTTCGGCATCGCGGGCGGCAACGAGCGCGGGCACTTCGTGGTGCAGCGCTCGGACCGGCACAccggggagctgctgctgctgcagagcctgcgCGGGCCCCGCACCGTCCACGTGGACGTGGACATGGCCGAGTACCTGGACAGGGCGTTCCAGGCCAAGCACCTGTCCAAAATCACCCTCTTTGTCTCGGCTTATGAGTTCTAG